A portion of the Achromobacter sp. MFA1 R4 genome contains these proteins:
- the egtD gene encoding L-histidine N(alpha)-methyltransferase: MVSPSALFAAAAPEFLASEPQHPSAEQIELHDGLLDRPAHIDPKFLYDALGSSLFTAITQLPEYYPTRCEDEIFQRHGADIARHIGPVQAMIDLGAGDCVKAERLFPSLRPSHYVPVDISADYLQTAVRRLQLSYPDLRITAVGQDFSHELALPADVPAEQRLCFYPGSSIGNLGPDDAYAMLRRIRDACPGGGLLVGVDRVKPRSVLEPAYDDALHLTAAFNLNLLRHVNAVLDSDFNVEDWRHVALFNSERSRVEMHLEAQRALHVTWPGGHREFKRGERIHTENSYKFTPQAFSDLLHRAGFRDVAHWSDTRGWFSVFSARA; this comes from the coding sequence ATGGTTTCTCCTTCTGCACTTTTTGCCGCCGCCGCCCCTGAATTCCTCGCGTCCGAGCCGCAGCATCCCAGCGCCGAACAGATCGAACTGCATGACGGGCTGCTGGACCGACCCGCGCACATCGATCCCAAGTTCCTTTACGACGCGCTCGGCTCATCGCTCTTCACGGCCATCACGCAACTGCCCGAGTACTACCCCACCCGCTGCGAAGATGAAATCTTTCAGCGTCACGGGGCCGATATCGCGCGCCACATCGGGCCGGTGCAGGCGATGATCGACCTGGGCGCGGGCGACTGCGTCAAGGCCGAGCGGCTGTTTCCCAGCCTGCGGCCCAGCCATTACGTGCCGGTCGACATCTCGGCCGACTATCTGCAGACGGCCGTGCGCCGGCTGCAATTGTCGTATCCCGACCTGCGGATCACGGCGGTGGGACAGGACTTTTCCCACGAACTCGCATTGCCCGCCGACGTTCCCGCCGAGCAGCGGCTGTGCTTCTACCCAGGATCGAGCATTGGCAACCTGGGCCCGGATGACGCCTATGCCATGCTGCGCCGGATCCGCGACGCCTGTCCCGGCGGAGGACTGTTGGTGGGCGTGGACCGCGTCAAGCCCCGAAGTGTGCTGGAACCGGCCTATGACGACGCCCTGCACCTGACGGCGGCGTTCAACCTGAATCTGCTGCGCCACGTCAACGCGGTGCTCGACAGCGATTTCAATGTCGAGGACTGGCGGCATGTGGCCCTCTTCAACAGCGAACGCTCGCGCGTCGAAATGCATCTCGAAGCCCAGCGCGCGCTGCACGTCACCTGGCCCGGCGGCCACCGGGAATTCAAGCGCGGCGAGCGCATCCACACGGAAAACTCCTACAAGTTCACCCCGCAGGCATTCAGCGACCTGCTCCACCGCGCGGGCTTTCGCGATGTCGCGCATTGGTCTGACACGCGCGGCTGGTTTTCCGTTTTCAGCGCCCGCGCCTGA
- a CDS encoding YeeE/YedE family protein encodes MSANASSLPLSSALPPIQINRKPLWIALLLVLAGALYLNQTVSWRQGALWVVGALLGVTLYHASFGFTQAWRVFVSDRRGAGLRAQMLMLGVGVLLFFPFLAAGTLFGQPVNGFVSPPGVSVVLGAFLFGIGMQLGGGCASGTLFAVGGGNTRMVVTLLFFIVGSVIATAHFGWWSNLPALAPTSLIKTWGLAPALVVNLAVFALIAWVATVLEKRRHGHVVSFASRTARPVSLLQGPWPLIWGGVALVVLNFATLALAGRPWGITSAFALWGAKTLDALGGDVASWAYWAKQPSLAAPLRQDVTTVMDIGLMLGALAAASAAGKFAPVWKVPARSLAGAVIGGLLLGYGARLAFGCNIGAYFSGILSGSLHAWLWLPAAFAGSALGVRLRPIFGLAVEKTPSASSC; translated from the coding sequence CGCAAGCCGCTCTGGATTGCGTTGCTGCTGGTGCTGGCCGGCGCGCTGTATCTCAACCAGACCGTAAGCTGGCGCCAAGGCGCGCTGTGGGTGGTCGGCGCGCTGCTCGGCGTCACGCTGTACCACGCGTCCTTCGGCTTCACGCAGGCCTGGCGCGTGTTCGTGTCGGATCGCCGCGGCGCGGGTCTGCGCGCGCAGATGCTGATGCTGGGCGTGGGCGTGCTGCTCTTCTTCCCGTTCCTCGCCGCCGGCACCTTGTTCGGCCAGCCGGTGAACGGCTTTGTGTCGCCCCCCGGCGTATCGGTCGTGCTGGGCGCATTCCTCTTTGGCATTGGCATGCAACTGGGCGGGGGCTGCGCGTCGGGCACGCTCTTCGCCGTGGGCGGTGGCAACACCCGCATGGTGGTGACCCTGCTGTTCTTTATCGTGGGCTCGGTCATCGCCACGGCCCATTTCGGCTGGTGGTCCAACCTGCCGGCGCTGGCGCCCACGTCACTCATCAAGACGTGGGGCCTCGCGCCCGCCCTCGTCGTCAACCTGGCGGTCTTCGCCCTGATCGCCTGGGTCGCGACCGTGCTGGAAAAGCGCCGTCATGGCCATGTGGTTTCGTTCGCGTCGCGCACCGCCCGCCCGGTCTCGCTGCTGCAGGGCCCCTGGCCGCTCATCTGGGGCGGCGTGGCGCTGGTGGTGCTGAACTTCGCCACGCTGGCGCTGGCCGGACGCCCGTGGGGCATCACGTCCGCGTTCGCGCTGTGGGGCGCCAAGACGCTGGACGCGTTGGGCGGCGACGTGGCCTCCTGGGCCTATTGGGCCAAGCAGCCGTCGCTCGCCGCGCCGCTGCGCCAGGACGTCACGACCGTCATGGACATCGGCCTGATGTTGGGCGCACTTGCCGCCGCCAGCGCAGCGGGCAAGTTCGCCCCCGTCTGGAAGGTGCCGGCACGTTCGCTCGCCGGCGCGGTCATCGGCGGCCTGCTGCTCGGCTATGGCGCGCGCCTCGCATTCGGCTGCAACATCGGCGCCTACTTCAGCGGCATCCTGTCGGGCAGCCTGCACGCCTGGCTGTGGCTGCCGGCCGCGTTCGCGGGCAGCGCGCTGGGCGTGCGCCTGCGCCCGATCTTCGGCCTGGCCGTCGAAAAGACGCCTTCAGCGTCCAGCTGCTGA
- a CDS encoding phosphatidylserine/phosphatidylglycerophosphate/cardiolipin synthase family protein codes for MASGACRWARTFLLVCVASALAACASVPDTQERKARAAQAGLSADAAQDSYRRGQGIAADPQTPKDDFLARHLAVEQAVSGAPLVKGNRVRLLADGPSTYKAMLQSIGQARRYVHMETYIFDDDAEGARFAEALMAARERGAEVSLMVDAVGTIKTPDELFQRMRDAGIQVAVFNPVNPARARAGWSPNQRNHRKVLVVDGKVGYLGGINVSSVYESSSLSGGGGSGVGSGSGGGSGDDKAGDPPKDAESAPWRDTHLRIEGPAVAQLEQVLQAGWASQAKEPIKWGDSHVAPPVGDTTVRILANQPDRSDGYTVYLTLMSAFESAQKSIHITMAYFVPDPAFIEVLESAARRGVDVVLVLPGFSDSSLVFHAGRSHYTDLLRAGVKIYERRDALLHAKTAVVDGVWSTVGSSNMDWRSFALNYEVNAVVLGPEFAAEMEALFQRDVADAVQITPEAWKERGLDDRFMESFSRIFERWL; via the coding sequence ATGGCGTCCGGTGCGTGCCGATGGGCGCGCACGTTCCTGCTCGTGTGCGTCGCATCCGCGCTGGCGGCCTGTGCCAGCGTGCCGGACACGCAGGAGCGCAAGGCGCGTGCGGCGCAGGCGGGCCTGTCCGCCGACGCCGCGCAGGACAGCTATCGCCGCGGGCAAGGCATTGCGGCGGACCCGCAGACACCCAAGGATGATTTTCTCGCCCGTCACCTGGCGGTAGAACAGGCCGTCAGCGGCGCGCCGCTGGTGAAAGGCAATCGCGTGCGCCTGCTGGCGGACGGGCCCAGCACGTACAAGGCGATGCTCCAGTCCATCGGCCAGGCGCGCCGGTATGTCCACATGGAAACGTACATCTTCGACGACGACGCCGAAGGGGCACGCTTTGCCGAGGCGCTGATGGCGGCTCGCGAGCGGGGCGCCGAGGTCTCGTTGATGGTCGATGCCGTGGGCACGATCAAGACGCCCGATGAGCTGTTCCAGCGCATGCGCGATGCCGGCATCCAGGTTGCGGTCTTCAATCCCGTCAATCCGGCGCGGGCGCGCGCCGGCTGGTCGCCGAACCAGCGCAATCACCGCAAGGTGCTGGTCGTGGATGGCAAGGTGGGATACCTGGGCGGCATCAACGTCAGCAGCGTGTACGAATCGTCGTCGCTGTCGGGCGGCGGCGGTTCCGGCGTGGGGTCCGGCTCTGGCGGCGGCTCGGGCGATGACAAGGCCGGCGACCCGCCCAAGGATGCGGAATCCGCGCCGTGGCGCGATACGCACCTGCGCATCGAAGGCCCGGCCGTGGCGCAGCTTGAACAGGTGCTGCAGGCGGGCTGGGCGTCGCAGGCGAAGGAGCCGATCAAGTGGGGAGATTCGCATGTCGCGCCGCCCGTCGGCGACACCACCGTGCGCATCCTCGCCAACCAGCCCGACCGCAGCGATGGCTACACGGTGTACCTCACGCTGATGTCCGCCTTCGAAAGCGCGCAGAAGTCCATTCACATCACGATGGCGTACTTCGTGCCGGACCCGGCCTTCATCGAGGTGCTCGAGTCCGCGGCGCGGCGCGGCGTGGATGTGGTGCTGGTGCTGCCGGGTTTCAGCGATTCATCGCTGGTGTTCCACGCGGGGCGCTCGCACTACACCGATCTGCTGCGCGCCGGCGTCAAGATCTACGAGCGGCGCGACGCGCTGCTGCACGCGAAGACGGCGGTGGTGGACGGCGTCTGGTCCACCGTGGGCTCCAGCAACATGGATTGGCGCAGCTTCGCGCTGAACTATGAGGTCAATGCGGTCGTGCTGGGCCCCGAGTTCGCCGCCGAGATGGAGGCGCTGTTCCAGCGCGACGTGGCCGATGCCGTCCAGATCACGCCCGAGGCCTGGAAGGAGCGCGGCCTGGACGACCGCTTCATGGAGTCGTTCTCGCGCATTTTCGAGCGCTGGCTGTAG
- a CDS encoding FMN-binding glutamate synthase family protein translates to MNWIAGRYAAFLLTLAGAAVTALLAATASLWWLAAAVPLALLGALGVYDLIQPRHAIRRNYPVLGNLRFLFEFIRPEIRQYFLEDDTEAAPFSRAQRSIVYQRAKREIDKRPFGTQEDVYGDRYEWINHSMSPSHINDTDFRVTVGGPDCTQPYSMSAFNISAMSFGALSANAVLALNEGARQGDFAHDTGEGGISRYHRQPGGSLVWNIGSGYFGCRDEQGAFSEEAFVRNACTPQVKMIEIKLSQGAKPGHGGILPAGKVTLEIAEARGVAPWQDCNSPASHSAFDSPIGLMKFVARLRELSGGKPIGFKFCVGHPWEWFAIVKAMLETGITPDFIVVDGAEGGTGAAPVEFVDHVGTPLREALRLVHNTLIGVNLRDRIKLGASGKIITAFDMARVMAMGADWCNAARGFMFAIGCIQAQACHTGKCPTGVTTQDPLRQRALVVPDKSQRVANFHKNTLHALAELLAAAGLTHPGQLRPHHIARRISPSEIRLLSALFPELAPGELLRGEFRHQVFRAGWAMAQAHSFQPTHDITTALAREHAAQAAAAGTS, encoded by the coding sequence ATGAACTGGATAGCCGGCCGCTACGCGGCCTTTCTGTTGACCCTGGCCGGCGCGGCGGTCACCGCGCTATTGGCCGCGACGGCGTCCTTGTGGTGGCTCGCGGCCGCCGTGCCGCTGGCGCTGCTGGGCGCGCTCGGCGTGTATGACCTGATCCAACCGCGCCACGCCATCCGCCGCAACTATCCGGTGCTGGGCAACCTGCGCTTCCTGTTCGAGTTCATCCGCCCCGAGATCCGCCAGTATTTCCTGGAAGACGACACCGAGGCCGCGCCCTTTTCGCGCGCCCAGCGTTCCATCGTCTACCAGCGCGCCAAGCGGGAAATCGACAAGCGCCCATTCGGCACCCAGGAAGACGTCTACGGCGACCGCTACGAATGGATCAATCATTCGATGTCGCCCTCGCATATCAACGACACCGACTTTCGCGTGACGGTGGGCGGCCCCGACTGCACGCAGCCCTATTCCATGTCGGCGTTCAACATCTCGGCCATGAGCTTTGGCGCGTTGTCGGCCAACGCCGTGCTGGCCTTGAACGAAGGGGCGCGGCAAGGCGACTTTGCCCATGACACCGGCGAAGGCGGCATCAGCCGCTACCATCGCCAGCCCGGCGGCAGCCTGGTATGGAACATCGGCTCGGGCTACTTCGGCTGCCGCGACGAGCAGGGCGCGTTCTCCGAAGAGGCGTTCGTGCGCAATGCCTGTACGCCGCAGGTCAAGATGATCGAGATCAAGCTGTCGCAAGGCGCCAAGCCCGGCCACGGCGGCATCCTGCCCGCAGGCAAGGTCACGCTGGAGATCGCCGAGGCGCGCGGCGTGGCGCCCTGGCAGGACTGCAACTCGCCCGCCAGCCACTCGGCATTCGACAGCCCCATCGGGCTGATGAAATTCGTGGCGCGCCTGCGCGAACTGTCGGGGGGCAAGCCGATCGGCTTCAAGTTCTGCGTCGGACATCCCTGGGAATGGTTCGCCATCGTCAAAGCCATGCTGGAAACCGGCATCACGCCGGACTTCATCGTGGTCGATGGCGCGGAAGGCGGCACCGGCGCGGCGCCGGTCGAGTTCGTGGATCACGTGGGCACGCCGCTGCGCGAAGCCCTGCGGCTGGTCCACAACACGCTGATCGGCGTGAACCTGCGGGACCGCATCAAGCTGGGCGCGTCGGGCAAGATCATCACCGCCTTTGACATGGCCCGCGTGATGGCGATGGGCGCGGACTGGTGCAACGCGGCGCGCGGCTTCATGTTCGCCATTGGCTGCATCCAGGCCCAGGCGTGCCATACCGGCAAGTGTCCCACCGGCGTGACCACGCAGGACCCGCTGCGGCAACGCGCGCTGGTCGTGCCGGACAAGTCGCAGCGGGTGGCCAACTTCCACAAGAACACCCTGCATGCGCTGGCCGAACTGCTGGCGGCGGCGGGATTGACGCACCCCGGCCAGTTGCGTCCGCACCATATCGCGCGCCGCATCTCGCCCAGCGAAATCCGGCTGCTGTCGGCCCTGTTCCCCGAACTGGCGCCCGGCGAACTCTTGCGCGGCGAGTTCCGCCACCAGGTGTTCCGCGCGGGCTGGGCCATGGCGCAGGCCCATTCGTTCCAGCCCACCCACGACATCACCACCGCCCTGGCGCGGGAACACGCGGCGCAGGCCGCCGCCGCGGGCACCTCATGA
- a CDS encoding YqjD family protein: MNRKHQRAEMALHRERVNDSLHELLAGTEDLLRSTASYTGSEIDAARSRLKRQLAEARESAGLWEGAARERARRATAYADEYVHEHAWKSVGVAALVGAVLGCILVAGNRR, from the coding sequence ATGAATCGAAAGCACCAGCGCGCTGAAATGGCTTTGCATCGTGAACGTGTGAATGACAGCTTGCATGAGCTGCTCGCCGGTACGGAAGACCTTCTGCGTTCGACGGCTTCGTACACGGGCTCCGAAATCGATGCGGCGCGCTCGCGCCTGAAGCGCCAGCTTGCCGAGGCGCGTGAGTCCGCCGGCCTGTGGGAAGGCGCTGCCCGCGAGCGCGCACGTCGCGCCACGGCCTACGCGGACGAATACGTGCATGAGCATGCCTGGAAGTCGGTCGGCGTGGCGGCCCTGGTGGGCGCCGTGCTTGGCTGCATCCTCGTGGCGGGCAATCGACGCTGA